The genomic segment AAAATGCAAGACTACAAAGTTTCATGATACTGCAATGGTTATCACGCAAGGAGCTACGTGTAGTGTTTCGACTACACGTAGTAGTCAAAATACTACATGTGTAGACTACATTAGACAGCTATAATATTCAGTGCAAACTGTTCGTGCGCAGGGCTCAGGGCGAGCGCGAAATCCGTATTGCATGCGAAGTTGATTTGACTCTGATACGCTGACTTTCTACCACCACCACTGCAtctgctctgcggtggtggtggcgaacggcattgCAGAAAGCGTAatcaagttcttcgatacttgcagttgcggctatccttccatggaaacatcgcccacgtggcaccggcgctgacagaggaatccttccacgattacatccagcagtgacgtcatcgagctacttTAAAAAAACaagggaaaagacggggaatgcgggagatggaaattcaagacgatgagcaaaacgcgaacaaggtgaatgcaggagccaacgtttggacaagtggacttgtcttcttcaaggcgacgtacgctttcctcgccacagtatatataggtggggttcttctaaaggtgAGGGGCCTGAGGAGGGAGGGTGCgcaaacgagggaaggtgtgttagcatgTCGAATTGAGGGTAAAGGAACGCCgtgcacaaggtcaaagccagggccaaCCCTCACCCCCCCCCGGTCTTTTAACCctcgcgtgttagccggcgtgtcaagggcgccTGGCACGCCGACTGGaaaaagaagagggggggggggaggaatggaaaaagaaagaagaaaaaagggggggATACACCAAGAAATCCAACTAAGTGTTgctgcctatagcttgaagtttagaaTCTATTCTTGAatctttagaatctattcgctatgctaaacttcaagctataggcaacaacactgaGTTGGATTTCTTGGGGTATCCCcccgcctttcttttctttcttttcctttttttttctttttcctatccattgctccccccccccttcgttcttttttccagccggcgtgtcagacgcccttgacacgccggctaacacgcgggGGTTAAAAGAGCGGGGTGGGGGGGTGAGGGgtggccctggctttgaccttgagCACCGCGTTCCTTTACTTTCAAtgcgacacgctaacacaccttctcTCGTTTCCGCACCGTCCCGCCTCACAACCTCTCCCCtatagaagaaccccacctatatatacacCTTTCCACTGAAGCCCGCTTGGACTCCGCCATACTGCGCCGCTAGCGACGTCTGACGGCGACGCCATCTTGGGCTGTTGGCTCTCCAGGCTTTCGGTCCAGCCGCGCACACTCAACGTAACGTGTGTCTAATACCTCTCGTTTTCGTTCTATGTAAGCCTTGCGGAAACGTTGGCTTGATTAATTTGTGCATCTCCTGAGCCTAGATCACTGACACAAAGGCTAGCATCGCCAGTGTTTCGCGTGTTCTGGTGTGGGTGCACGTACCGTGAGTGCTCACGCTCCGGATGGCGCCGTCATCTGCACAGTCGGCGACGCCTTGCGCTGGTGCGTCTAAGGAACCCGTTGACTTGGAAGGTAAGACCACTCACTATGTTCCCGATTTATTTCACCGCTTTGATGTTCACGACAGCGTCGTATTGACAATTCTCCAAGCGAGCACGATGAAATGGCATCCTCGCACTAGGTCTCCTTGCAAACTCAACTTTGCGCCAGGGCAGATAGCCAAATGCCGCTATTTCAACGCTGTATAGCCGGCCGGTGGTGCAGAAGTTTTCCGCTGGCTCTGGTAAATCTTGAACTGCAATAGCGCCGTAATTTCAAGGCGAGCGCTCGCTGTTTTGCATGACATCAGTTCGGTCTACTGTTACGACGTCGTGCTTCGCCTGTTTTCGAACGCATTCAAAATCGGTGGTTTATTGAAGCTAATGAACGAAAGCTCGTTTTTGACTCGTAGCGATCTGCTCCAGCATGAGACCGAGATCTGCCGTCAGATTTTTCTCTTTTGCCGGCGTCGAATTGCTGCCGTACGGTGCAACGATTCGGATCGCGTTGGTTGAGCTCACAGATTAATTAGGGGTGGTAGGCGACAGCCTACAATCGTGATCGAGAGGCTCAAACGCGATAGATGGATCGTGGATGTGTGAATCTGGATAGAGTAAAATCGCCGTTCAAAGCGCCCGTGCGACAGCATTAGAGTTGCAAGCAGTAAGTCATGATTTATGACATAGTTGTAGCCTATCGTTGCTGGTATTGCCTTCATCATTTTTCACCATTTGTCATGTGCAATTAATGAATGCAAATCGTTATCCATCTAAGAACACCAGCAAACCTATCTTAAGCTTCATTTTGTTGTTCTGGCTCTATTTCTAGATGGCCGCAGTTATGACCATTCTGACCTGGTGAAGAGATGGCTAGACGACATGCGAGAGTGGCCTGCTGTGAGAGCCCACGATATAATTTTTATCTGTTCAATTCCAAGGCATGCGACCTGCAGGCTGTAAGGAGTTACAGATCACTGGAGTCATACAACTATTTCCAGAGTGGATGGGTTGGGAAACTGTTCGTCCACTGCATTGACATAGTGAAAGGGTCCACTATGTGAAAGGGGAAGTGTCTCCATCGCAAGCTCTCAGTGGCACTCCCCGTACTGCATGggttagtgcaaaaaaaaagtggggaGGTAATCACAGCTGGCTGCACATGTATGGCAGGCCGAGGTAAAGTCTGCAGCCACGTTGGAGCCATCTTATGGAAAATTGATATGGCAGTTTGTCAAGGGTTGACAACAAAGACGTGCAGTGACCAAACAGCAGCCTGGAACTCAGGCACAAAGCGAAATGTTCAGCCTGCTGTGCTTGAAGATATAGACTTTCATCTGGACCAAGGCACTGTAGATCCTCAGCCTGCGGGGTGTTCAAGGCCAACGTTCGTGTCACCAACAGAAGAAGACATACGAAAGCTGCATGAAGAGTCGCCATTTCCCGACCTTTTCACCATTCCTGGTACGTATTTCAGATGCTACACTACTGTCATATGATGCACTACTAGTGGGAATTTAATGAGTACATGAATGGCGGCCTTTTGGTTTTATATAGAATAGGCATGGACAAAAAATTACGCCTTCAGCCAAATTACTGCGATCAGCAGTGATATGAAAGTATTAATCTGTTTATAAATTATAAGGAGCTTGCTGTGCACTTATACTCGTACTTACCATAAAGATATTGACGTTTGTAATTGCATGTGTTTATTGTAAACACGACTATGAGGAGAGAATGTGGATAGCTCAAACGTTCTTTGTTCCGCAAGCAGCGATAAAAACCCAGTGTCTGTATGAACCACTGCAAAGTGTCTGCAATTTACTGCCTTCATCATAATAATGATGAAGACAGTAAATGCTCGAAAGAAAACAGGTTTTTTTAGTTGGAGAAGTGGGTACGTCAGTACACCAAAACATGTAATCCCCGCTTGTACTAAGCGGAGATTACATGTTTGATGCAGAGGAGGAAACTTGCTATCTCAGTGCTCCAGAAGTTTTGTTAAAGCAAAGGAGGTATTGAATATGTGTTGTGTGCTGTGTCATACAACGTTTATGTTTTGCTGAGAACACTATTTTGGATAGACGAATTTAATGGCCCTTGTGTGATGCCTGGAATATATAATTTGAAATGGTCATCTTGTAATTGAGTGCACTGCATGGACAAGTGCAGCTACAATTTCTGTGTTTCAAGAGCAGCAATAACTTCGAAATGAAGCATAGAGCTGTTCAAACAACTGCTACCTTATAGTAGCGTACCTTATTGGAAAATCAAATTTGTACATCTGGAAGCTGTGGCTCTGCAAAAAAACTTTCAACGCTGTTGTGCGATATCCTTGATAAAATGAAATTACCTAAAAATTTGTCATGCCATTGTATTGCTGCTTGTTAATCTGCACAGCATGGCACATTTGCCTAACTCACTAGTTAGTGTAGTGGTATTGACGGGGTGATGTTGGTTGGTTATGTAATACCATTATCTTTCACTGTTTTTATGCAGGTACACTCCTATACGAAACACTGAATACGCCTCCACGGCAACAGCATCTTGCAGCAGATATTCTTGTGGGCAACATGCAACACAGGGGACAATGCTCCAAATGGCTGTGCATTGTGCTGTACGTTTTATGATAAGTATGTAGCCTTATCTACAGCAGCTGCTGCTACTCTCAGCTTGAAGACTGCCAACCAGTCTTCTGAGCTGTGGATGGTTTCTCGCAGACTGCGCCTGACTGCGTCAAATGTGGCCAaagtgccaaaaaaggaaacaaccgCAGGAAAAAAAGCTGCAACAAGAATGCTTTGCCCAGTGTTCTCTGGCAATGCAGCCACAAAACATGGAACACAAATGGAGGCAGTTGCCCGCGCTCAATTCTCGAAAAAAGCAAGTGTTTTAGTTAGAGAAGTGGGTACGTCAGTGCACCAAAAGCTTCTGTGGCTTTCGGCTAGCCCTGATGGCATGATTGACAAACCAAATGCCATTGTTGAAATAAAATGCCCATATGTGCGTGACATCACACAGCTAATTGGGCATGGAAAGTATGATGTCAGGCTGAGCCAGAACGGGACATTGTTCCTAGCAGAAAATGGGCCAAATGGCTATTACAGTCAGGCGCGATTTCAGTTGCTATGCACTGAGAAGCCACTTTGCTTTTTTTATGTATGGAGCGCTCAAAGTGATGTGCTCATTAATGTCCCTTTTGATCCTGCCTACATAGCCAAAAATATGCCACGGCTAAAGAAATTCTACTTTGCTGAATTGCTTCCCCGCATGGTAGACATGCACAATGATGGAAGTCTAGATGTACCTAACGAGTACTCAACAATTTGTCGAATTTAAAACcatgccaaataaataaatatgagtgtaagTACTTTTTAATACGGCACTGGAGTACTTGAATAAGAGCCAGGGGCGTAGGAAATGTTGCAAATGATACAGCCGTGGAGATTTGCAATCCACTTCCACTGTGCTCTTCTATCTCATTCAACACTTTAGCTGCACCACAGAGTACAAGAATAGGGTGCAAAGGAATAACATAAAACCAATACAAGCAAGTCTGTTTATTTTCCTAAGCACTTGGCTCCTTGATCAATTCGGACTTCATGTTGCAGACTCCTGCACATACAAATACCATGTTGCTAATGCTTTTCTTTgaccgtatgggaagtgcttgcTTAAAGATCCTGTAAGTCTTAATCCTCTTTATTGCGCGCTCGACATGAATTCGAACAGATGCAATGCGTCTTGCGCTCGTCACCTCTTTTGCACTCAGTTGTGGTTTTCCTGAAATTGTAATGCGGAAGTTAGCACTTATCCAACATGCCCAAGGATCAGtgttctcaattttttttataatcAGTGTATGATAGTTTCATACATGCGCTCATTTTTATGCACTAGTGATCTTGCAGAAAGGGGCCCGCAGACTCACAAGCAGGAGGAAGACTTACTATAGTATCCTTCTCTCCGCATAGTGTCTCTAAGGTatttgacatagtagttctgcagaaacccacaaggtggagagaagtaatgaataaagggaaaatcagacatccacctattcgtagcaattgctacaaaggaaacccatacgggttcctcgaaagaaaagtctcatagttgaagaaaaattcgtcctggtccgggacgaatttttcttcaactatggggcttttctttcgaggaaccggtatgggtttcctttgtagcaatcgctacgaacaggtggatgtctgattttccctttattcattgtcTCTAAAGTAATAAGTAAACCATCTATCTTTCCTTCAGGGTAGCACATGTAGCCTAGCTTCGGAGTCAACTTTCACTGCTCCTTTCTACAAAACCCTAAGCTCATTTTTAAAATGCCGTCAGGCAAGAGGCTAGAACTTCTTAGTCTCAGCAATGTGGATGCCACACTGTCGCTGTTTTCACATACATGCCATGCAGCATCAATTCACTGAGAAAACTAAACGCGTCCTGCTTTCTGTGCTCATGAAGTGATGTTTCATCATTACTCTTCAAATAAACAAGTGGTTCTAGTCTGCATCCAGGTCAACAGCTTAAATGAAACTATGCCATGATGGAACACAAAAAAGGCATTTTAGGTGTCAAAGCTAAAATATGCAGAAAAATCGAACAAGGCACTTATAGGTCTTCTAAATGTTTTAATAAAATGGTGCCACACCCTTAATCTGTATATTAGTTAAGTAGGCAGGGTAGAGACGGCGGGAAAAAATATGAATGTTTCCTAAGCGTCCAGGCTCTAGTGATTACTTAAGCACATGGAATCCATTACACTATATTCAAGGCTTTGTCCTATTTTCTTGAAATTTAGTGGCATGTGTACTGGTACCAAAATACCACTTGCTGTTATTGTGGTGTTACATATTGTGCCAATACAGAAAGCTAAAAATAAATTTCTTGTCATATTTTTACTAAAACCTTAAACAGCACAACCACATAGCGTGTAAGAGGTACAAAACAAGCGGAACACATTATAATACATAGTTAAGCTTCAGTTTCCTTGTGCACTAAGGCTGCAGCTGCTTCGTGCAATTCTAATATACACATGCATATGTAAGTATTAAAGCTGTAACCATTCACGTCAAGAGTTCTGAAAAAATGGCAGGTCAGCGTATCATTATAAGGTGCAGTACTTGCAGTCTCAGACGATAAAGGACCCTGAAGCAAAGAAAACATGCCCCTAGCTTTCTGCGCCATCTTTGTTAGGCCGCACCTTAAACCGCATTGATTTGCACTTTTACTAACACCCCTTCATTCCACCCAGCAAAGCACTAGAGCTCTAATTAACAGCACAAGAACAATGATAAATAAGAGCCCCATACCTTTCGTAAATTCTGGTGTGTTCAATCGAACGCCTTGCAGTTGAATCTCATCTGTGAGGGCGAAACCCCTGTCTGCCATCACAACATCGCCATGTACCAGGTAgtcgctgatgccactgctgTTGGTAATGAATTTGTCCGAGGCACGCCCTCCATAAGCTTTGCACACAAACATTATGAACCCATTTGGGGCAATCGTTACACGAAACTTCACGGTGTTGTGTGCTTTGTAGCTGCTGAATGTTTGTGCCCTGGCCATTAGCTTTTTGGGGCGCTGCAAAAACACCTCTGTGCAATCAAGAATGCATGTGGTGTCGTCATGCTTATTTTCAATGAAGGAATCTGGCATGCTGTTTTGAATGTGGGATTTTGGCAGCCAGATGACAACCTTCTTCATGATCTTGCAGAGCAGGCTGAGTATGCATGACACGTGGTTGCTAACACTTGACACAGAGATTTGAAAAATCCGTGCAAGGTGTCCATACAACAGCCCAAGGCGAAGCCTCATGAGGCACAGTAATAACTGGTCAGCACGTGTGAGAACACTTGGCTTCTTTGCCAGGATTGAAGCTGCTCTTACAAGTCTCTCAAACACGTTGTGGGATTGACCAGTGTAAAATAAGATGTCACTTGATAGCGATCCAGCAAAGGATTTTCCTTTGAACCCAATGGGGAGGTGCTGGACATATGTGTGGTCTTCATATGAACTGTCCTCCCACTGTGTCCATCGGTCGCACATTTGCACCTGTGGGCAAAAGAACATAAACATTCAGAACACCGCAGGCTCATTATGTTGAGTACATGGTTAGTATGAACCACATAAGTAAGTACTGGAAGATGGATATCAATCTAAAAAGTCCATTCTATTATCTATAACCCGAAAAAAACACATCAGCCTTCCAGTACACCCTGAACAACATTCCTCTTGCATCTGTTCATGAGTTTAAGTACCTTTGTGTGACACTAACATCTGACTTCAGGTGGGATTCTCGACTTAACAATATCATATCAACCGCAATAAGACTGCTATTCTTCATTAAAAGACGCCTTAAACTAGCACCATCCAAAACAAAGTTACTCGCATATAAAACACTTATAAGACCGGTTCTAGAGTACGCCAACACCATTTGGTTCCCGTTTACTAATaagatgacccgccgtggttgctcagtggctatggtgttgggctgctgagcacgaggtcgcgggatcgaatcccggccgcggcggccgcatttcgatgggggcgaaatgcgaaaacacccgtgtgcttagatttaggtgcacgttaaagaaccccaggtggtcgaaatttccggagtcctccactacggcgtgcctcataatcaaaaagtggttttggcacgtaaaacccgaaatattattattactaataaGATGATTAAAAAACTTGAAGGGGTACAGCAAAAAGAGCTGAGATACATATACAATAAACATTCCATCACAGACTCACCAACAGCATTGCTGAAATGGGCAGAACTTCTAACCATGGATAACAGAGCCAAGCTTGCTAGACTAAAATCATGTATCAGTTAATACACAATCAACTCAAACTGCCTATTATGAAATACATATCAACGTCCTCGAATAGATTAACTCGTCATAAACTCACACACACATTAAGCGAATTTTCATTCTGCACTGATATCttcaaatactcattttttccaagGGCGACACGCGAATGGAATAATCTTAACGCAGGCATCACTGACAGCTCATCCTTAGATACGTTTGGTACCCTAACTACGGATCATGTATACGTATTGCAGCAATAattcttttcattatttacataGTTCCTTGTTGCCTCGTTATTTTAACGGTGTTTGTGCTTGAATATAATTACGGCAATGATGCaatatatttcttttcttgttggaATTATTGTAACCTTGATTGTTTCGTGACTTTTATTACCTCAATACTGACCCTGTAACTGGTTTCTGCAACTGTAATTATTGTTGTCATATCCACTTCGTTCTTGTTATTCTTTTGTATAATcacgtaatcaaaattttataTGCCCAAATTCTTTCTTGTCTAAGATTTAGTATGTAACACCTTATACCATGTTCCTATGTATCACATACAGCCCTTCCTGTTACAATCCCTGATGGGATTCACAGTTTCAACAAATAAATGAAGTAAGTAAGCATCAACTCCAAAATATAAAGATATTTGTCACCATAGAATAGGTTTTGCTAAGATGCAGATTTTACTCTCAGTGGATATCACACTATTATGCATCTGCAGATTATAGACACTTCACATTTGTACGCAAGCATTCGCTTTGCACCCGGCGTAGAAGGCAAGGTGCAAAAGCTTGTTCCTGGCACAGCAAAATCTGCATGTGCTGTTTGCTTATGCCTAGAAGTACAGCTTGTTTGAAGTAGTAGTTTAACGCGAATAAAACCACgtacacaaggaagacagactaGGACAAgtgctactcacaactgtttaatagAAAGAaggatagtgcatatatatatatatatcctcttgtcacgcatgcgcctaccaagcagaagagtAGCCGGTACAtacacatcaaaggcggttgcgcaagaagttaaattcggcatccagtaatgtgatagaaggctcactcacacatctatctctgttcttcttgataaagaaggcctcaagagcgagcctggaagaggcgttgccgctcctaccaagaatagttgtcgcagaaaatcgagcgtcgcaaccacacgcggtaacatgagccaccaaatgtgcgcccttatcctcttcttttctttagtttttgcgcatgttcacttaaacggtcattcacacaacgctcagtttgaccaatgtagagctacccacaagggtgcaagggaattgcgtaaacaacccctctggagcactcaacaaagggcttctcatgcctcgtgcggcagccccgcctgctcttacagcaaactcgagagcacagcttcgaaagcttgttgggcgcagaaAAAACCAGAGGAATGCCATGACGGTTAGCAACCcttttaaggttgtgtgacaccttgtgtacgTAAGGAATAACCTCCGGTCTTACCTTCGGTCATTTGACCTCTGCTCTCGCCCTTCGTGCTCCcagctttactttttgcagaagagactcaACTATAGCGTTGACGACCAtcaaagggaaaccagctgccaaaaggcgtccaacttggttcGTAAAACTAGACCGGATTTGGTGTACGCAAAGCCGATTCCAAGCAAAGACTACCAACTgctcgcttcaccactttagagtgtgcggaatcgtacggcagcaattgTTTCATGGCTCGCGGTTGATAGGACCAGCAGACGTGGCCAGCTTCAAAAGACAGTTTCAAATCTAGGAACTGCAGGCCTGTGTCGTCAGGAAGTTCATGGGTAAAAACGAGCCCTTGGCCTTGGTTGTtaaaagcttctaaaataaaCGCAGAGGATGTAAATTCACCCTTattgtttaaaagcactaaaCAATCATCAACacacctaaaaacttttaaaacctGCCCCCATAAAAAACGTGCTCTAAAGACATatcaacaaaagagaaaaaaatgtcgcaCAAAATAGGAGCAATACAAGACCCAATACACACTCCCCGGCGTTGCAGATATGGCGGCTCGTTGTAAAAAATAAAAGTCACACTTAAATAAAACTCCAGCAATGTTAAAAAGCTGTCCACTGAAAGGCCCGATGAGTTCTGGAAGTCGACCACGTCGTTGTATTCAATGCATTCCCTTAAGAAAACAAGAAGCTCGTCCTGAGGAATTGAGTAGAATAGATCTTCTACGTCAACGGGAAAACCATACTTGGTGCCGTCATTACACTTAATAAATTGCGCGACCTCCGAAGAACTTTTAACACGGAAAGGGTCATCCACTTGTAGCGTCTTAAGCTTATTCAAAAGAAAAGCTTGGCCCGTGTTAGACACGGCCAAGCTGGCCGTGTCTAAACACGGCCAGCTTGGCTCGTGTTTAGAAGAAGCAATACATTTTTGTGCCAGCATCGAATTTACCGCCGTAGCAAGCTTGGCAGTGTGTGCCTGCAGCTTATGAAACGGGCTTCTCTAGCTCCGTACTTTGTGCCTATACAGTACTTAGGCGCTGCTTGACCCTACCAGAGCTGGAGCACTCTCAAACTGCCGGCCGCGCACTTGTGTGTTCCCTTAGCACAATGGACACAGCTACAAGGTTAACCATTCTTAAAGGAAACACAGAGTGCAAGCTTAAGCTCGGTGAACAGTCACATGCTGGCACCGCAATCACAACTCGCACAAAGACTGAGAAATGCAGATAGCACATCCTGTGCGCTCCCTCCCAGTGGGCACATTGCTGTTAGCATCGCCGAACCAAACAGCACTCTGAAATGTGGATTGTGTGAAGCAACAGCTTCAGAGTCTGTGTAAATTGTTTTGCTTCGCAACGACTTACGCACGTAAAGCAACAGCAATGACTACTTCAAAAACATCCATGGTATGCAAAAAAAGCACCTAAGTGATCAGCTTATTGTGGCCCTTGCTCACATTTTGAAAGAATGTATGCCTGCGCTTCCAATTTAGTTTTGCCATTCCTACAATGTAAACATACATCTTGCCACAAGTAATCACAATCGTGCATTTTCAGAATGCGTTCTGACCACAGTTGCTTACATGCCTGACCTCCTGATGCTGTTATGTGTAGTGTACAGACCGTTCTACGAAGGCAGATGTGTTAATTTCGCTGAAGGCTATAAAGATTGCATATGGCAGGTGATTGCGGTCGGCACTGGTCTTTGGGACCAGCATCGACTGGGATGACCTGCCTACATTGCAGCCCCTGCATCCTTCAAATGTGCAATTGTAGAAATTTTGTAATAAAGTGTACCTGCTTCGTTACTTTTCTGTGAATTCCTAGAATTAATCTAATCCTTAATCCTGTATTTTTTACTCTTGGATTGTATTCTCGCCcttcccctctgcaatgtacagcTATGTAtcttgagggtatcacaaataaataaataaatactgtttaTCTGCTTTTCTTTACTTTCCTACTGTTTTACAAACTCCCACTACTCCCTG from the Dermacentor variabilis isolate Ectoservices chromosome 9, ASM5094787v1, whole genome shotgun sequence genome contains:
- the LOC142558298 gene encoding uncharacterized protein LOC142558298, encoding MTPPAKEQDENAAIAAAKAIVQLHPIKNHEAVHAARSGEQDASREQQDTGSNSGERDTGSEQQDLQHTGGEQQEWNASRNAAALVQMCDRWTQWEDSSYEDHTYVQHLPIGFKGKSFAGSLSSDILFYTGQSHNVFERLVRAASILAKKPSVLTRADQLLLCLMRLRLGLLYGHLARIFQISVSSVSNHVSCILSLLCKIMKKVVIWLPKSHIQNSMPDSFIENKHDDTTCILDCTEVFLQRPKKLMARAQTFSSYKAHNTVKFRVTIAPNGFIMFVCKAYGGRASDKFITNSSGISDYLVHGDVVMADRGFALTDEIQLQGVRLNTPEFTKGMGLLFIIVLVLLIRALVLCWVE